From the Jilunia laotingensis genome, the window TCATGAAGTTTCTTTTTTATGGTATATGTGTTATTTACAAACTATATAATCGTGTCCGATAGCTTCAGACCAAATATATTTGAAATGATCAGTTATGTTATTTTCATGCCAGACCATGTTTCTTGAATGTTTCCAACCAGAGCGGGGCTATGGATTCTATGCTATATTTATCTTTCTTGCTTAATGCATGTTGAGCCATTTGTTGCCGCAGACGGTCGTCTGAAGCTAACCGGTACAATGTTTCTGCATACTGCCGGTAGTCATTGTTAGGAATGATAAAACCGTTTTTCCCGTCTTCAATCATATCGTAGATGGCACGGAAAGAATCAAATCCGATAGGAACTACACCCAGTGACATGGCTTCCGTGAAGACAGTAGGCAGTCCTTCTATAACTGAAGTGAGGCATAAGATACTGGCTTGGTCGATAAGGGGGATAGCCATCTGATATTCTTTGATCTCTGTACGTTTCAGTTTTCTCCTTTCTATAATCGACCGGCATTCTTCCCGTTTGGAACCATCGCCTACGATGATTAAGTTCCAGTCCGGTAATCTGTCTTGTACCATTTCCCAGATTTTTAATAATTTTGGCAGGGCTTTCTCGTTTTCTATCCTTCCTACAAAGATAATCTCCTTATTCTTTTTTTGAATCGGTATCTGGCTTTCAACCGGACGGATGGCATTCGGAATGGCTGATAAACGGTTCGCATCCGGTCGATTTATGAGCTTTTTGAATTCCGGTATATAGGAAGGAGATAGCAATACTATTTCATCGAGCGTATCGTAAGCGGAAATATTCTGTTTCTTGACCTCTCTTTTTAACAGACGAAGATAGATTTCGGGCATCGACCATTGTACGAATTGCTTCACTGAACGCACGTCTTTCAATCTTAACCTGGAGATTTCATACTGTTTTAGTTGAGTAGTATGGCTGGGACAGTTGTGAATCATTGTAAATATTCTCAGATCCGGGTGCAAACGCTTAATCTCCAGAAAGAAAAGGCGCGTCCTGCCTGTGATGATGTGAGAATAATCAAGGATGACATCGATCCTTTTGTCTGTGATGTAGGTCGATAGTGTCTCGATGTTTTGTTGGGTATAAAAATGAGGGACTTTATCCGGTAGCAAAAGGCCGTTTTCAAAACCGTAATCATCCACATCGAGATAGGCGAAATAGAGAATGCTGGGATATCCGTGTGCTGTCAGCCATTCGGTCAGTTGTGTATAAAACCAATAGAAACTGTTTGACCTATGAGGAAAGGCTTTGGTTTGCAAGATCAATATGTTCATTTTCTCCGTTTCAATAAGAAGTTAATACTTTCGTGGAAAATTACAGACTTGCTGCTCCATAATATTATAATGTATACCAAGGCTGTTACCACAATTTTGTTTATCAGGCATATGTAGATATTACTGAAAGCTTTTGCCGCAAAATATCCTGCTGTTAGAGAGATGGCAGTGATCGACAGATAGGGGGTTATGTCTTTCATCACATTCCATAGCGTGATACGAATCAGTTGCCAAACAAAATAGTGCCAGACGAAAAGCCATAAAATATTGATCGTGACATAAATGGCTGCCATCACATATATGCCGTAAGAAACCGTTAGCAATAACACTAACAGTTGAACCAGGTTTTGGATAATGGTATTCCACATATAAACATTCGATTTGCCTTTACTGATGAGTTGATTAGTGTATATGTAATTGATAGGTAGGAATGCTCCCCATATACACAGTATCTGCATGATTGCAGCACTGGGCAACCACTTGTCTGTAATGGCAATCGTTATAAACTCGGGGGCGATCAATGCCAGCCCGAACATGAGTGGAAAAGAGATGAATGCCGTGAACCGCAACATCTTGCGGAATACTTTTCTCTGCCGGTCGGGATTTGCTCCGGCTTCTACCATGATCGGTTGGGAAACACTGTTTACGACACCGGTGATCAATGTATGTCCCATATTGGTCCATTTGTTTGCCTGTGTGTAGTAGCCGACTTCTTGTTTGGTATAGAAACGCCCCAGAAGGACTGAGAATATGTTATCGTTTACGAAATGAAAAACGTTGGTGATAAGTAGTTTGATACTGAACGGCAACATTTCCCGGATGGGTTGGAAATGAAATGACCAGGTGGGTCTCCAAGGTGAGTAGTGCCAGAGGAGCAGATTGAATGTAAATATATAGACTACGTTCTGGGTGGCTATCCCCCAATACG encodes:
- a CDS encoding glycosyltransferase, whose translation is MNILILQTKAFPHRSNSFYWFYTQLTEWLTAHGYPSILYFAYLDVDDYGFENGLLLPDKVPHFYTQQNIETLSTYITDKRIDVILDYSHIITGRTRLFFLEIKRLHPDLRIFTMIHNCPSHTTQLKQYEISRLRLKDVRSVKQFVQWSMPEIYLRLLKREVKKQNISAYDTLDEIVLLSPSYIPEFKKLINRPDANRLSAIPNAIRPVESQIPIQKKNKEIIFVGRIENEKALPKLLKIWEMVQDRLPDWNLIIVGDGSKREECRSIIERRKLKRTEIKEYQMAIPLIDQASILCLTSVIEGLPTVFTEAMSLGVVPIGFDSFRAIYDMIEDGKNGFIIPNNDYRQYAETLYRLASDDRLRQQMAQHALSKKDKYSIESIAPLWLETFKKHGLA
- a CDS encoding lipopolysaccharide biosynthesis protein yields the protein MSESLKEKTARGLFWGGISNSLYQLLGLFFGIFLARLLTPDDYGMIGMLTIFSAVANSIQESGFTQALTNRKDAGQDDYNAVFWFSLCTGGVLYLLLFFCAPLIANFYHTPALVPLARFLFLGFLISSAGTAHNAILFKNLMVKEKAKAMLTALTVSGTLGVIMAYYGMAYWGIATQNVVYIFTFNLLLWHYSPWRPTWSFHFQPIREMLPFSIKLLITNVFHFVNDNIFSVLLGRFYTKQEVGYYTQANKWTNMGHTLITGVVNSVSQPIMVEAGANPDRQRKVFRKMLRFTAFISFPLMFGLALIAPEFITIAITDKWLPSAAIMQILCIWGAFLPINYIYTNQLISKGKSNVYMWNTIIQNLVQLLVLLLTVSYGIYVMAAIYVTINILWLFVWHYFVWQLIRITLWNVMKDITPYLSITAISLTAGYFAAKAFSNIYICLINKIVVTALVYIIILWSSKSVIFHESINFLLKRRK